Proteins encoded together in one Solanum lycopersicum chromosome 7, SLM_r2.1 window:
- the GAME2 gene encoding glycoalkaloid metabolism 2 produces MAMEENEQSAIAHVVFIPYAMTSHITPLVHIARLLAFHGLKVTIIAPPHNALLFQSSVDRDCLFWGSNISVRTIQFPSEEIGLPVGIENFIASPSMEIVGKVHYGFLLLQKPMEQMIRELNPNCIISDMFFPWTVDLAEELQIPRFSFQPGTFVHQCAWVFIRELKPYENHVSFSIPGLPLDIQMKVSEIEDFLKGETEYRKTVEDVLQAEIRSHGIIHNTCSELEPGFAQLYEKARGVKGWHIGPVALFINNYEAENSCCDPWKGYGDCFDWLENQQSKSVLFVCFGSMIRFSDDQLKEMAVGLKAANCPTIWVFKEQDKNGFCSKRLKEMKGENMFIIEGWAPQVSILKHGAIGGFLTHCGWNSILESLSVGVPLITWPLFSDNFYTDKLLEKLGLAIGIGADVWNPGFILSCPSLSGEKIELAVKRLINNSEESRNIRENAKLMAKKLKVATEEGGSSHAQLMGLIHEIKRCALKKSSL; encoded by the coding sequence ATGGCGATGGAAGAGAATGAACAAAGTGCAATAGCGCATGTTGTTTTCATACCATACGCCATGACGAGTCATATAACTCCATTGGTGCATATTGCTAGACTCTTGGCCTTCCATGGCCTCAAAGTTACGATCATTGCCCCTCCACATAATGCCCTTCTTTTTCAGTCCTCTGTCGACAGAGACTGTCTGTTTTGGGGCAGTAATATTAGTGTCCGGACAATTCAATTTCCGTCAGAGGAAATTGGATTACCTGTGGGAATTGAAAACTTCATCGCAAGCCCTTCTATGGAAATAGTTGGCAAAGTTCACTATGGGTTTCTTCTGCTCCAAAAGCCTATGGAGCAAATGATTCGGGAGCTCAACCCAAACTGCATAATTTCCGATATGTTCTTCCCTTGGACTGTCGATTTAGCTGAGGAGCTGCAAATTCCAAGATTCTCTTTTCAACCAggcactttcgttcatcaatgTGCTTGGGTTTTCATCAGGGAATTAAAACCTTACGAGAATCATGTGAGTTTTTCGATTCCTGGTTTGCCTCTGGACATCCAAATGAAAGTCTCGGAGATTGAAGATTTTCTTAAAGGGGAAACTGAGTACAGAAAGACAGTGGAGGATGTTTTACAAGCTGAGATACGTAGCCATGGTATTATTCACAACACTTGCTCTGAGCTGGAACCTGGGTTTGCCCAACTCTACGAAAAAGCTAGAGGAGTCAAAGGGTGGCATATAGGTCCAGTTGCTCTGTTTATCAACAACTATGAAGCCGAAAATTCATGTTGTGACCCTTGGAAAGGGTACGGTGATTGTTTCGATTGGCTTGAAAATCAACAATCTAAATCTGTTCTGTTTGTTTGCTTTGGAAGCATGATCAGGTTTTCGGACGATCAGCTTAAGGAAATGGCTGTTGGATTAAAGGCTGCAAACTGTCCAACTATTTGGGTTTTCAAGGAGCAGGACAAAAATGGCTTCTGTTCTAAACGtttgaaagaaatgaaaggGGAAAATATGTTTATCATCGAAGGCTGGGCACCACAAGTATCAATCCTGAAACATGGAGCGATTGGTGGATTCTTAACTCATTGTGGTTGGAACTCTATACTTGAATCTCTATCCGTAGGTGTTCCATTGATCACATGGCCACTTTTCTCAGACAATTTCTATACGGACAAGCTTTTGGAGAAACTTGGCCTTGCTATTGGAATTGGAGCAGATGTGTGGAATCCGGGGTTTATATTATCATGTCCATCACTCTCAGGAGAGAAGATAGAGTTGGCGGTCAAGCGTTTGATCAATAATTCAGAGGAAAGTAGAAATATTAGAGAAAATGCAAAGTTGATGGCAAAGAAACTCAAAGTTGCCACGGAAGAAGGTGGTTCCTCTCATGCACAGCTCATGGGGTTGATTCACGAGATCAAGCGTTGTGCTCTCAAAAAATCTTcactttga
- the LOC101255510 gene encoding cellulose synthase-like protein G2: MKKTMELNKSTVPQPITTVYRLHMFIHSIIMLALIYYRVSNLFKFENILSLQALAWALITFGEFSFILKWFFGQGTRWRPVERDVFPENITCKDSDLPPIDVMVFTANPKKEPIVDVMNTVISAMALDYPTDKLAVYLADDGGCPLSLYAMEQACLFAKLWLPFCRNYGIKTRCPKAFFSPLGDDDRVLKNDDFAAEMKEIKLKYEEFQQKVEHAGESGKINGNVVPDRASLIKVINERENEKSVDDMTKMPLLVYVSRERRFNRLHHFKGGSANALLRVSGIMSNAPYVLVLDCDFFCHDPISARKAMCFHLDPKLSSDLAYVQFPQVFYNVSKSDIYDVKIRQAYKTIWHGMDGIQGPVLSGTGYFLKRKALYTSPGVKEAYLSSPEKHFGRSKRFLASLEEKNGYVKADKVISEDIIEEAKMLATCAYEDGTHWGQEIGYSYDCHLESTFTGYLLHCKGWTSTYLYPDRPSFLGCAPVDMQGFSSQLIKWVAALTQAGLSHLNPITYGLSSRMRTLQCMCYAYLMYFTLYSWGMVMYASVPSIGLLFDFQVYPEVHDPWFAVYVIAFISTILENMSESIPEGGSVKTWWMEYRALMMMGVSAIWLGGLKAIYDKIVGTQGEKLYLSDKAIDKEKLKKYEKGKFDFQGIGILALPLIAFSVLNLVGFIVGANHVFITMNYAGVLGQLLVSSFFVFVVVTVVIDVVSFLKVS; the protein is encoded by the exons ATGAAAAAAACCATGGAGCTCAACAAAAGCACTGTTCCACAACCTATCACCACCGTATACCGACTCCACATGTTCATCCACTCAATAATCATGCTTGCATTAATATACTACCGTGtatctaatttgtttaaattCGAAAACATTCTCAGTTTACAAGCACTTGCTTGGGCGCTCATCACTTTTGGTGAATTTAGTTTCATTCTCAAGTGGTTCTTCGGACAAGGTACTCGTTGGCGCCCCGTTGAACGAGATGTTTTCCCTGAAAACATTACTTGCAAAGATTCCGATCTACCGCCAATTGACGTAATGGTATTCACTGCCAATCCTAAGAAAGAGCCAATTGTAGATGTCATGAACACTGTGATATCCGCAATGGCTCTTGATTATCCCACCGATAAATTGGCTGTGTATCTCGCTGATGATGGAGGATGTCCATTGTCGTTGTACGCCATGGAACAAGCGTGTTTGTTTGCAAAGCTATGGTTACCTTTCTGTAGAAACTATGGAATTAAAACGAGATGCCCAAAAGCATTTTTTTCTCCGTTAGGAGATGATGACCGTGTTCTTAAGAATGATGATTTTGCTGCtgaaatgaaagaaattaaa tTGAAATATGAAGAGTTCCAGCAGAAGGTGGAACATGCTGGTGAATCTGGAAAAATCAATGGTAACGTAGTGCCTGATAGAGCTTCGCTTATTAAG GTAATAAACGAGAGGGAGAACGAAAAGAGTGTGGATGATATGACGAAAATGCCCTTGCTAGTTTATGTATCCCGTGAAAGAAGATTCAACCGTCTTCATCATTTCAAGGGTGGATCTGCAAATGCTCTa CTTCGAGTTTCTGGAATAATGAGTAATGCCCCCTATGTACTGGTGTTAGATTGTGATTTCTTCTGTCATGATCCAATATCAGCTAGGAAGGCAATGTGTTTTCATCTTGATCCAAAGCTATCATCTGATTTAGCCTATGTTCAGTTCCCTCAAGTCTTTTACAATGTCAGCAAGTCAGATATTTATGATGTCAAAATTAGACAGGCTTACAag acaaTATGGCATGGAATGGATGGTATCCAAGGCCCAGTGTTATCTGGGACTGGTTATTTTCTCAAGAGGAAAGCGTTATACACAAGTCCAGGAGTAAAAG AGGCGTATCTTAGTTCACCGGAAAAGCATTTTGGAAGGAGTAAAAGGTTTCTTGCTTCATTAGAGGAGAAAAATGGTTATGTTAAGGCAGATAAAGTCATATCAGAAGATATCATAGAGGAAGCTAAGATGTTAGCTACTTGTGCATATGAGGATGGCACACATTGGGGTCAAGAG ATTGGTTATTCATACGATTGTCATTTGGAGAGCACTTTTACTGGTTATCTATTACACTGCAAAGGGTGGACATCTACTTATTTGTATCCAGACAGGCCATCTTTCTTGGGTTGTGCCCCAGTTGATATGCAAGGTTTCTCATCACAGCTCATCAAATGGGTTGCTGCACTTACACAAGCTGGTTTATCACATCTCAATCCCATCACTTATGGTTTGAGTAGTAGGATGAGGACTCTCCAATGCATGTGCTATGCCTATTTGATGTATTTCACTCTTTATTCTTGGGGAATGGTTATGTATGCTAGTGTTCCTTCTATTGGCCTTTTGTTTGACTTCCAAGTCTATCCTGAGGTACATGATCCGTGGTTTGCAGTGTATGTGATTGCTTTCATATCGACAATTTTGGAGAATATGTCGGAGTCAATTCCAGAAGGGGGATCAGTTAAAACGTGGTGGATGGAATACAGGGCATTGATGATGATGGGAGTTAGCGCAATATGGTTAGGAGGATTGAAAGCTATATATGACAAGATAGTCGGAACACAAGGAGAGAAATTGTATTTGTCGGACAAGGCAATTGACAAGGAAAAGCTCAAGAAATACGAGAAGGGCAAATTTGATTTCCAAGGAATAGGGATACTTGCTCTGCCACTGATAGCATTTTCCGTGTTGAACCTCGTAGGCTTCATTGTTGGAGCTAATCATGTCTTTATTACTATGAACTACGCAGGCGTGCTGGGCCAACTCCTCGTATCATCGTTCTTCGTCTTTGTTGTCGTCACTGTTGTCATTGATGTTGTATCTTTCTTAAAGGTTTCTTAA